Proteins found in one Nerophis lumbriciformis linkage group LG27, RoL_Nlum_v2.1, whole genome shotgun sequence genomic segment:
- the pla2g12a gene encoding group XIIA secretory phospholipase A2 isoform X2, which translates to MNAVHFRCREKENGRNAAKTTSNCLLIIPFVLFRTVFVFVPKWAMLTTNCCHVVVLLVVFSRVPASVSACGQKAETPDWRMTLKTIRNGIHKIDTYLNAALDLFGGDDGLCHYRCSDGYKAAPRPGYKPPPPNGCGTPLFGFQFDVGIPSMTKCCNQHDRCYDTCGRDKHDCDEQFQECLETICRNVQRTLGLAQSVQACESAVTLLFDAVMHLGCKPYLDSQRDSCMCQYEGY; encoded by the exons ATGAACGCCGTACACTTCCGGTGCCGAGAGAAGGAAAACGGTCGAAATGCCGCCAAGACGACGTCAAACTGCCTTTTAATAATTCCCTTCGTACTCTTTCGGACGGTCTTTGTTTTCGTACCTAAGTGGGCCATGCTAACAACCAACTGCTGCCATGTCGTTGTCCTCCTGGTCGTGTTCTCGCGTGTCCCGGCGTCCGTGTCAGCCTGTGGACAAAAAGCGGAGACTCCCGACTGGCGAATGACTCTTAAAACTATCCGTAATGGCATCCATAAAATAGACACGTATCTTAATGCGGCGCTCGACTTATTTGGCGGCGACGACGGCTTGTGTCATTACCGTTGTAGCGACG GTTACAAGGCGGCGCCTCGGCCCGGGTACAAGCCGCCGCCACCCAACGGGTGTGGAACGCCACTCTTTGGATTCCag TTCGACGTGGGCATCCCCTCCATGACCAAATGCTGCAACCAGCACGACCGTTGCTATGACACCTGCGGCCGAGACAAGCACGACTGTGACGAGCAGTTCCAGGAGTGCCTGGAGACCATTTGCAGGAACGTGCAGAGGACTCTGGGATTGGCCCAAAGTGTCCAAG CGTGCGAGTCTGCTGTAACACTGCTGTTTGATGCCGT